The proteins below are encoded in one region of Plutella xylostella chromosome Z, ilPluXylo3.1, whole genome shotgun sequence:
- the LOC125491278 gene encoding uncharacterized protein LOC125491278, with product MSQRLEKWESRLELLERKVDGLNDLQTENEKLKKDLIQMERNFEVLDQSSRQFNIEIQNIPENKGEDLIGMTRNIGSLVGVDVPLDSIRSAHRVAPAVQRDGGGGARPRNVVVQLATRRLRDALLAAARARRDLSTEQLALPTPARRFFVNEHLTFRNKVLYSKARAEQKSKDYKHKLNMKTNKKSANLKLGLLNVCSLNTGCDELQVMMDRHAPDILALNETWTKEGQEVYAPVIPGYTLRNTPRPDDKRGGGVGFYVRRGLRVRHKPHPPSALEQMWLELTVRGAGRIAIGTAYRPGSGLSPSAAIDALSESVSMFGYCDYILIFSDFNVDLLKPNVDAAPELLSFFKQQNLFQLVQEPTRVKNGSSTLLDLVITDSRDICKSVSVHHNHILSDHGLVMTEFNIKKPPIPPVFKWIRAINKIDNDLFLKDLHAMPWEDVNEQDNIDDMVKVFNYLLNLIFDEHAPLQKVKIKESPSPWITDNIKLMMSLRDKALHRANRTQKESHFAYYKDMKNMVTSSGGCTLSAPVQRTTI from the exons ATGTCACAGAGACTAGAAAAATGGGAATCTCGACTCGAACTTCTAGAAAGGAAGGTTGATGGACTAAATGATCTTCAAACTGAGAATGAAAAGCTGAAAAAGGATCTCATTCAAATGGAGCGGAACTTTGAAGTTCTAGACCAAAGTAGCAGACAATTTAATATAGAAATCCAAAACATTCCCGAAAACAAAGGTGAGGACCTAATTGGCATGACACGGAACATCGGCAGCCTTGTTGGAGTGGACGTGCCCCTGGACAGTATCCGGAGCGCCCACCGCGTGGCGCCGGCCGTGCagcgcgacggcggcggcggcgcccggcCCAGGAACGTGGTGGTGCAGCTGGCCACGCGCCGCCTGCGGGACGCGCTGCTggcggccgcgcgcgcgcgccgggACCTCTCCACGGAGCAACTGGCTCTACCGACACCAGCACGACGGTTCTTTGTCAATGAACACTTAACCTTTAGAAACAAAGTGCTCTACTCGAAGGCTCGTGCCGAACAAAAGTCTAAAGACTATAAGCAC aaacTCAATATGAAGACTAACAAAAAAAGTGCTAATCTTAAACTGGGATTATTAAACGTTTGCTCACTAAATACTGGTTGTGATGAACTACAGGTTATGATGGATAGGCATGCACCAGATATTCTGGCTTTAAATGAAACATGGACAAAAGAGGGACAGGAAGTGTATGCTCCAGTAATACCAGGTTACACACTAAGGAATACACCTCGGCCGGATGATAAAAGAGGCGGTGGTGTCGGCTTCTATGTGCGACGCGGACTGCGCGTCCGCCACAAGCCGCACCCCCCCTCCGCGCTCGAGCAGATGTGGCTGGAGCTGACAGTGAGAGGCGCGGGCCGCATCGCCATCGGCACCGCGTACCGCCCCGGCTCCGGGCTCTCGCCAAGTGCCGCCATCGACGCGCTCAGCGAGTCcgtaag TATGTTTGGCTATTGTGACTACATATTGATCTTTTCGGATTTCAATGTTGATTTACTTAAACCTAACGTGGATGCGGCCCCTGAACTACTATCATTTTTCAAGCAACAAAATCTATTCCAACTAGTTCAGGAGCCAACAAGAGTTAAAAATGGATCATCCACCCTGTTAGACCTTGTAATAACTGACAGTCGAGACATCTGCAAATCTGTGAGTGTACACCATAACCATATTTTAAGTGACCATGGTCTGGTAATGACcgaatttaatattaaaaaaccgCCAATTCCACCAGTTTTTAAATGGATACGGGCCATTAATAAAATCGATAATGACTTATTTCTTAAAGATCTACATGCTATGCCATGGGAGGACGTGAACGAACAGGATAATATAGACGATATGGTAAAAgtgtttaactatttattgaatttaatttttgatGAACATGCACCACTACAGAAAGTCAAAATTAAAGAAAGCCCTAGTCCCTGGATTactgataatattaaattaatgatgTCACTACGCGATAAAGCGCTTCATCGAGCAAATCGTACCCAAAAAGAATCGCATTTCGCATACTACAAGGATATGAAAAATATGGTCACTAGCAGTGGCGGCTGCACCTTAAGTGCGCCCGTGCAACgcactaccatttaa